Proteins from a single region of Aquirhabdus parva:
- a CDS encoding AMP-binding protein, with translation MPETTPKLPQTLPELLRNQVILRPRHVALRHKRLGIWQEWTWQDLLSQTQRYASSLASLGFGADSSLLLLSRPRVEALLLALAVQSLGGTVQPLDPDLTHDELQILLKGINPKFIFSEGQAEVDQLIQSQISPQLALYANARGLSHYKFPNLLSIDQFLTSYVELPVIHIKPEAFAFVFYGLDSEGSLIHQKLSHQRLINEAKHLIEQTGLSHKEDALAARAFATAGQARYLVAPWLVAGFRLNFPENLATRDNDRRELSPSLVLGTNATFARVAQLAEQKLPTTGTLTHRIYAWAWNQETHNPLAWILTRLIRRVLRENLGFAHLKTALLIGEPLAKTHVDFYASLGIRIKRLAATGVTQSVPAQASPVETPQSGLQKNKQKSEPNPSNPLLR, from the coding sequence ATGCCTGAAACCACACCAAAGCTGCCGCAAACACTCCCTGAGCTTTTGCGCAATCAGGTCATTCTGCGACCTCGTCATGTTGCCCTGCGTCATAAACGACTTGGAATCTGGCAAGAATGGACATGGCAAGATTTATTGAGTCAAACACAGCGCTACGCAAGTTCACTCGCAAGCTTAGGCTTTGGTGCTGACTCAAGCTTACTACTGCTAAGCCGACCTCGTGTAGAGGCTTTGTTGCTTGCACTTGCGGTGCAGTCATTGGGCGGTACTGTGCAACCTTTGGATCCCGATCTCACTCATGATGAACTGCAAATATTGCTCAAGGGGATCAACCCCAAGTTCATCTTCAGTGAAGGTCAAGCAGAGGTTGATCAACTCATTCAAAGCCAGATTTCACCGCAATTAGCTCTTTACGCAAACGCTCGAGGGCTGAGTCACTATAAGTTTCCCAACCTACTTTCAATCGATCAATTCTTAACAAGTTATGTTGAGCTGCCTGTCATCCACATCAAACCAGAAGCATTTGCCTTTGTATTTTATGGACTCGATAGCGAAGGCAGCCTTATTCATCAAAAACTTAGCCATCAACGTCTGATTAACGAAGCAAAGCATCTAATTGAGCAAACTGGGCTTAGCCATAAAGAAGATGCACTTGCAGCCAGAGCATTTGCAACGGCTGGACAAGCACGCTATTTAGTAGCGCCTTGGCTTGTCGCCGGATTTCGTTTGAATTTTCCAGAGAATCTCGCTACGCGTGATAATGATCGTCGAGAGCTCTCCCCATCCCTCGTGCTCGGTACTAATGCGACCTTTGCACGCGTTGCCCAGTTGGCCGAACAAAAACTGCCAACGACAGGAACGCTAACCCATCGTATTTATGCATGGGCATGGAATCAAGAAACTCACAATCCACTGGCATGGATATTAACGCGATTAATTCGTCGAGTCTTACGAGAGAACCTTGGCTTTGCACATCTCAAGACTGCGCTATTGATCGGAGAGCCGTTAGCAAAAACCCATGTCGATTTTTATGCCAGTCTGGGCATTCGTATCAAAAGACTCGCAGCCACGGGCGTCACACAATCGGTTCCGGCTCAAGCATCCCCCGTAGAGACACCGCAATCCGGGCTACAAAAAAACAAGCAGAAATCTGAACCCAATCCAAGCAATCCACTGTTGAGATGA
- a CDS encoding DUF6670 family protein, whose translation MNQNLEPVVGTHKVMALLANALTKVGLPLLDSAVKASQLPFSTPDMIRPNIHSKYYGWTHYGIFFPDLPEPHKYCNIMTLLGATGSTIFDNDYLVKTNPRDTATFFSSTAANGVHHYQAYSIANECQIIEDGSLIQFGDHLAISGTYPEYHIRAAYGDFQLDVAIHCTDQVGWFLRNVVYDHFSLLAKCSGTITYAGVTTPIERLCTFEYARCISPHSVTKNILPDSWKLPIDFFTYQIINADESTQILLTDARSLGTSAFKGVHIRSLNGDAQIHVDDVDFKITAYRDELAVDPEGRTMRLPKTFSWGVRDKGQTILNINCTIDAEWRYGHGRGYASCYRFTGEFNGKSFDGQGYIEYIDCERLN comes from the coding sequence GTGAATCAAAATTTAGAGCCTGTTGTGGGCACGCATAAGGTCATGGCATTACTGGCGAATGCACTGACTAAAGTCGGCTTACCATTGTTAGATAGTGCGGTTAAAGCATCTCAGCTCCCTTTTTCAACTCCTGACATGATTCGTCCAAATATCCATTCCAAATATTATGGCTGGACACATTACGGTATTTTCTTTCCCGATTTACCCGAACCTCATAAGTATTGCAATATCATGACGTTGCTAGGGGCCACGGGCTCTACTATTTTTGATAATGATTACTTGGTAAAGACTAATCCTCGAGATACCGCAACGTTTTTTTCTTCAACGGCGGCAAATGGCGTTCACCATTATCAAGCCTACTCAATTGCAAATGAATGCCAGATTATTGAAGATGGTTCGCTGATTCAGTTTGGAGATCATCTCGCCATCTCTGGAACTTATCCTGAATATCACATTCGTGCGGCTTATGGTGATTTTCAGCTTGATGTCGCTATCCATTGTACGGATCAAGTGGGGTGGTTTTTACGCAATGTTGTCTATGATCATTTCAGCTTACTTGCCAAATGCTCTGGAACGATCACTTATGCAGGCGTCACGACACCCATTGAGCGTTTGTGCACCTTTGAATATGCCCGCTGTATCAGTCCGCATTCCGTAACCAAAAATATTTTGCCTGACTCTTGGAAATTGCCAATTGATTTTTTCACTTATCAGATCATTAATGCGGATGAATCAACGCAGATATTGCTGACGGATGCGCGTTCACTTGGGACATCCGCTTTCAAGGGTGTACACATTCGTAGCTTGAATGGAGATGCCCAGATTCATGTCGATGATGTCGACTTTAAAATCACTGCATATCGAGATGAACTGGCGGTCGACCCCGAAGGGCGGACTATGCGTTTACCAAAGACATTCTCATGGGGTGTCAGAGATAAAGGTCAAACCATTTTAAACATTAACTGTACGATTGATGCAGAGTGGCGATATGGGCATGGGCGAGGCTATGCCAGTTGTTATCGTTTTACAGGAGAGTTCAATGGCAAATCGTTTGATGGTCAGGGGTATATAGAATATATCGATTGCGAAAGGCTAAATTAA
- a CDS encoding branched-chain amino acid ABC transporter permease: MNFFIEVLVGGLLAGIMYSLVAIGFVLIYRASGVFNFAQGALVLFSALTFVSLVERGLPFWQAFAITAIVLFILAVLIERLVLRHLINRSVITLFMATLGLSYIIEGLAQTVWGTQVHGLELGISDEPIEFFGILISKLDLFSAVVAGLMVIVLSLLFSKTRFGLSLRAVADDPLAAQSIGIRLNHIWIIVWTVAGFVALVAGLLWGARLGVQFSLSLIVLKALPVLIIGGFTSISGAIVGGLIVGASEKLAEIYLGGIIGGGLENWFPYALAIIFLLIRPSGLFGEKTVARV, from the coding sequence ATGAATTTCTTTATAGAGGTACTCGTCGGTGGACTGCTTGCAGGGATTATGTATTCCTTGGTCGCCATCGGCTTTGTATTGATCTACCGCGCATCGGGAGTCTTCAATTTTGCACAAGGTGCCTTAGTACTGTTCTCGGCGCTGACCTTTGTCAGTTTAGTTGAACGGGGACTTCCATTTTGGCAAGCGTTTGCTATTACCGCAATTGTTCTTTTTATCCTTGCAGTTTTAATTGAGCGCTTAGTATTACGGCATTTAATCAATCGCTCTGTAATCACGCTCTTCATGGCCACACTGGGCTTAAGCTACATCATTGAAGGCTTGGCCCAGACAGTATGGGGAACACAAGTTCATGGTCTAGAGCTGGGTATATCCGATGAACCCATTGAGTTTTTTGGCATACTGATCAGCAAGCTGGATTTGTTTTCAGCCGTGGTCGCAGGACTTATGGTGATTGTATTGTCACTGCTATTTAGTAAAACACGCTTTGGTTTATCTCTTCGTGCGGTTGCTGACGATCCCCTCGCCGCACAGTCCATTGGTATTCGACTTAATCACATCTGGATTATCGTCTGGACGGTGGCAGGATTTGTTGCGCTGGTTGCGGGTTTACTCTGGGGTGCCCGTTTAGGCGTGCAATTCTCCTTATCATTGATCGTTCTTAAAGCTCTCCCTGTCCTCATCATCGGTGGCTTTACCTCGATCAGCGGCGCCATTGTAGGTGGTCTTATTGTTGGTGCTTCAGAAAAACTCGCAGAAATTTATCTGGGGGGCATCATTGGCGGAGGACTTGAGAACTGGTTTCCCTATGCGCTTGCGATCATTTTTCTGCTCATCAGGCCATCAGGTTTGTTTGGGGAAAAAACGGTAGCGAGGGTCTAA
- a CDS encoding DUF6670 family protein gives MNCTIDAEWRYGHGRGYASCYRFTGEFNGKSFDGQGYIEYIDCERLN, from the coding sequence ATTAACTGTACGATTGATGCAGAGTGGCGATATGGGCATGGGCGAGGCTATGCCAGTTGTTATCGTTTTACAGGAGAGTTCAATGGCAAATCGTTTGATGGTCAGGGGTATATAGAATATATCGATTGCGAAAGGCTAAATTAA
- the sfnG gene encoding dimethylsulfone monooxygenase SfnG, protein MSTHSTTQADPIKFAYWVPNVSGGLVVSKIEQRTSWDIDYNIKLAQLAEENGFEYALSQIRFTAGYGAEFQHEPVAFSHALLAATKKLKVIAALLPGPWNPAVAAKQLATIDQLTNGRIAVNIVSGWFKGEFTAIGEHWLEHDERYRRSEEFIRALKGIWTTDNFSFSGDFYRFNNYTLKPKPLQQNPHPEIFQGGSSRAARDMASRVSDWYFTNGNTVEGIKAQVDDIRAKAAANNHSVKVGVNAFIIARDTEEEARAVLAEIIEKADPEAVNAFGDAVKQAGKASPEGEGNWAKSSFEDLVQYNDGFKTNLIGTPLQIAERIVALKAAGVDLVLSAFLHFHEEVEYFGKKVLPLIRELESAEKQRKSA, encoded by the coding sequence ATGAGCACGCATAGCACTACTCAAGCCGATCCAATTAAATTTGCCTACTGGGTTCCTAATGTCAGCGGTGGTCTCGTTGTCAGCAAAATCGAACAACGCACCAGTTGGGACATTGATTACAACATCAAGCTGGCACAATTGGCCGAAGAAAATGGCTTTGAATATGCACTCTCACAAATCCGCTTTACCGCAGGTTACGGTGCTGAGTTTCAACATGAGCCTGTCGCTTTTAGCCATGCATTACTTGCTGCAACCAAAAAACTCAAAGTCATTGCTGCGCTACTACCGGGTCCATGGAATCCTGCCGTCGCCGCCAAACAACTCGCCACGATAGATCAACTCACCAATGGTCGTATTGCAGTCAATATCGTCAGCGGCTGGTTTAAAGGTGAATTCACAGCTATTGGAGAGCACTGGCTGGAACATGACGAACGCTATCGCCGTTCTGAAGAGTTTATTCGAGCACTAAAAGGCATTTGGACTACGGATAACTTCAGCTTCAGTGGCGATTTCTATCGCTTTAATAACTACACCTTAAAACCTAAACCTCTGCAACAAAATCCACATCCTGAAATTTTCCAAGGCGGTAGCTCACGCGCAGCACGGGATATGGCGTCTCGCGTATCTGACTGGTACTTCACCAATGGCAATACCGTTGAAGGTATCAAAGCTCAAGTCGATGATATTCGTGCAAAAGCAGCTGCAAACAACCATAGCGTTAAGGTAGGTGTCAATGCATTCATTATTGCTCGAGATACAGAAGAAGAAGCACGTGCAGTCCTCGCAGAGATCATCGAAAAAGCAGATCCTGAAGCGGTTAATGCCTTTGGTGACGCAGTGAAACAGGCAGGGAAAGCATCCCCTGAAGGCGAAGGGAACTGGGCCAAATCTAGTTTTGAAGACTTGGTGCAGTACAACGACGGCTTCAAAACCAATCTGATTGGAACCCCACTGCAAATTGCAGAACGGATTGTTGCCCTGAAGGCCGCTGGAGTCGATTTGGTGTTATCCGCATTCCTGCACTTTCACGAAGAAGTTGAGTACTTTGGCAAAAAAGTACTGCCCTTAATCCGCGAGCTGGAATCGGCCGAAAAACAGCGTAAATCTGCCTAA
- a CDS encoding ABC transporter ATP-binding protein yields MTQQTPLLKLEGISLAFGGLQVIQDLDIAVAHGEICSLIGPNGAGKSSLLNIINGIYQPHRGKITLDGQHLKSHRPQLAAKLGISRTFQNLALFKKMSVLDNVLTGRTLKISATWPEYLLRLPRAKREADAQRQSAEKIIAFLHLEPWRHSIVSTLSYGLQKRVELARALAAEPSLLLLDEPMAGMNSDEKQDMARLIRDVNRELGTTVVIIEHDIGVVMALSDHIIVLDYGRKIGDGTADEIRQNPEVLAAYLGQSTVEKQQLETRH; encoded by the coding sequence GTGACCCAGCAAACTCCTCTATTAAAACTTGAAGGGATTTCTCTGGCCTTTGGCGGACTTCAGGTCATTCAAGATTTAGACATCGCAGTAGCTCATGGCGAAATCTGTTCACTGATCGGTCCCAATGGTGCGGGCAAAAGCTCACTGCTCAATATCATCAATGGAATCTATCAGCCACATCGTGGAAAAATTACGTTGGATGGCCAACATCTTAAGTCTCATCGACCACAACTTGCAGCCAAACTTGGGATTTCCAGAACCTTTCAAAATCTAGCTTTATTCAAAAAAATGAGCGTACTGGACAATGTACTGACAGGTCGCACACTGAAGATCAGCGCAACATGGCCTGAATACCTCCTACGACTCCCCCGTGCAAAACGCGAAGCAGACGCTCAGCGTCAAAGTGCAGAAAAAATCATTGCGTTCTTACATCTTGAACCTTGGCGGCACAGCATCGTCAGCACGCTCTCATACGGTCTACAAAAGCGTGTCGAACTTGCACGGGCACTTGCAGCCGAACCGAGTTTGTTACTCCTTGATGAACCCATGGCAGGGATGAATAGCGATGAAAAACAAGACATGGCGCGCTTAATCCGTGATGTGAATCGAGAGTTAGGAACGACCGTTGTGATTATTGAACATGATATCGGGGTCGTGATGGCGCTCTCAGATCACATTATTGTGCTGGATTATGGCCGAAAAATCGGAGATGGCACCGCAGATGAAATTCGGCAGAACCCAGAAGTTCTTGCTGCCTATCTAGGCCAGAGTACTGTCGAAAAGCAACAGCTAGAAACCAGACATTAA
- a CDS encoding ABC transporter ATP-binding protein, whose translation MTNLLEVQQIEVVYDQAILAVRDISINVTEGSIVALLGANGAGKSTTLKTISRLVQSERGSLTRGQIRYQNQDITNTDAATLVKRGLVQVLEGRRCFPHLTVEENLRSGTFVNNPSRSDIREGIEKIYQYFPRLKERRDTQAGYTSGGEQQMIAIGRALMTKPELILLDEPSMGLAPKIVEEIFAIVHTLNQQQGISFLIAEQNARLVLQYADFAYLVENGEVRHSGQAATLNQQDHLQAAYLGGSRSSEKALV comes from the coding sequence ATGACGAATCTGCTCGAAGTGCAACAGATCGAAGTAGTCTATGATCAAGCCATTTTGGCTGTCCGTGATATTTCCATCAATGTTACAGAGGGTTCAATTGTTGCTCTACTCGGTGCCAATGGTGCCGGTAAAAGCACAACATTGAAAACCATCTCTCGCCTCGTTCAATCTGAACGCGGGAGCCTAACACGCGGGCAGATTCGTTATCAAAACCAAGATATCACCAATACAGATGCTGCAACATTAGTTAAACGCGGTCTCGTACAAGTTCTTGAAGGACGCCGCTGCTTTCCTCATCTTACCGTTGAAGAAAATCTTCGCTCAGGCACTTTTGTAAATAATCCTTCGCGTAGTGATATACGCGAAGGTATTGAAAAAATCTATCAATATTTCCCGCGCCTTAAAGAGAGGCGAGATACTCAAGCAGGCTATACCTCTGGCGGTGAGCAACAGATGATTGCAATCGGTCGTGCGCTTATGACCAAGCCCGAATTAATTCTTCTAGATGAACCCTCCATGGGACTCGCACCAAAGATTGTCGAAGAAATCTTTGCAATCGTGCACACACTCAATCAGCAACAAGGTATTAGCTTTTTAATCGCAGAACAAAATGCACGTTTGGTTCTACAGTATGCGGATTTTGCATATCTTGTTGAAAATGGAGAAGTCCGTCATTCAGGTCAAGCAGCGACTCTTAATCAACAGGATCATCTTCAAGCCGCTTATCTTGGAGGCTCTAGATCGTCTGAAAAAGCGCTCGTTTAA
- a CDS encoding branched-chain amino acid ABC transporter permease encodes MIFFSQARQITTDYRSERRLFRLKQDRWVFWAVLAFALIVIPRIGTDYWFSAILVPFLVLGLAGLGLNILTGYAGQLSLGSAAFMAVGAFAAYNFQLRIPGISLLLSFFLGGIVTALFGVLIGLPSLRIKGFYLIVSTLAAQFFVPWMLTQYGWFSNYSASGVISAPKLEVFGQDFNTPSGRYLLTLSIVILLGFTAHRLIHSPLGRNWMAVRDMDTAAASIGIPILRTKLLAFAISSFYLGIAGALWAFAYLGTVEPDGFDLSRSFQILFIIIIGGLGSISGSFLGAAFIVLLPITLSLGSTALFGQGADQALLQNLQKIIFGSLIIFFLIKEPDGLARLWRHLRERLKLWPLRY; translated from the coding sequence ATGATTTTCTTTAGTCAAGCCAGACAGATCACTACAGATTATCGTTCCGAGCGTCGTTTATTTCGTCTTAAACAGGATCGTTGGGTGTTCTGGGCCGTGCTGGCATTTGCCTTAATCGTAATACCACGCATTGGTACGGACTACTGGTTTAGCGCCATTCTGGTTCCTTTTTTAGTGCTGGGACTTGCAGGACTAGGACTCAATATCCTGACCGGTTATGCAGGGCAATTGTCTCTAGGCTCTGCAGCTTTTATGGCAGTTGGTGCATTTGCAGCCTATAACTTTCAACTGCGTATTCCTGGAATTTCACTACTCCTAAGCTTCTTCCTCGGCGGTATCGTTACAGCGCTCTTTGGTGTATTGATTGGACTACCCAGTCTTCGAATTAAAGGCTTTTACCTCATCGTTTCTACCCTTGCTGCACAATTTTTTGTGCCTTGGATGCTGACACAATATGGCTGGTTTTCGAATTACAGCGCATCAGGGGTGATTAGTGCACCGAAACTTGAAGTTTTTGGGCAGGACTTCAATACCCCTTCAGGTCGATACTTGTTAACACTCAGCATCGTTATTCTGCTCGGCTTTACTGCCCATCGTCTCATTCATAGTCCATTGGGTCGGAACTGGATGGCGGTCCGTGATATGGATACCGCAGCGGCAAGTATCGGTATTCCTATTTTACGAACCAAATTATTGGCATTTGCCATCAGTTCATTTTATCTCGGCATTGCTGGGGCACTTTGGGCATTTGCCTACCTCGGCACAGTCGAACCGGATGGTTTTGACCTCAGTCGCTCTTTTCAAATTTTGTTCATTATCATTATTGGTGGGCTGGGTAGCATTTCTGGCAGCTTTTTAGGCGCTGCATTTATTGTTCTTCTACCCATTACTTTAAGCCTCGGCAGCACCGCCCTATTCGGGCAGGGTGCTGATCAAGCGCTATTACAAAATCTACAAAAAATCATTTTTGGGAGTTTGATCATTTTCTTTCTGATCAAAGAACCAGATGGTCTCGCACGGCTTTGGCGTCATTTAAGAGAACGCCTCAAGCTGTGGCCTTTGCGTTACTAA
- a CDS encoding sigma-54 interaction domain-containing protein, translating into MALLTYPNARSLNTSIRAKALVFEDAKSRAILAKIERLAPSEANVLIMSETGTGKELVARHIHTLSRRNQGPFLAVNCGAFSETLVESELFGHERGAFTGATDAKAGWFEAADGGTLFLDEIGDLPLNMQVKLLRVLQEREVVRLGSRKAKPVNVRVVAATNIHLENAVTAGKFREDLYYRLRVASIELSPLRERPGDILPLAEFFLRDYTSRLHYAPATFSESSNKALLSHNWPGNIRELENVIHYALLVCQDSVIKPEDLQIGSSELRNQHSPTSSTHKLLSPKTQYDDPIEQLEAALIDLFETNPDALFDKIEEAVMSSAFRYCHRNQVQTAKLLGISRNIVRARLLKIGEIKAESESIA; encoded by the coding sequence ATGGCATTGCTCACCTATCCCAATGCACGTTCACTCAATACTTCGATTCGCGCAAAGGCGTTGGTCTTTGAAGATGCAAAGTCACGTGCAATTTTAGCAAAAATTGAACGACTTGCTCCCAGTGAAGCCAACGTCCTCATTATGAGTGAAACAGGGACAGGGAAAGAACTGGTTGCACGTCATATCCACACCTTAAGTCGACGTAATCAAGGACCTTTTCTTGCAGTCAATTGTGGTGCCTTCTCAGAAACATTGGTCGAAAGCGAACTTTTTGGTCATGAACGTGGTGCGTTTACTGGCGCAACCGATGCGAAAGCAGGTTGGTTTGAAGCAGCCGATGGCGGTACTTTATTCTTGGATGAAATTGGCGACCTTCCTTTAAACATGCAGGTAAAACTTCTGCGCGTCCTTCAGGAACGCGAAGTAGTTCGTTTGGGCTCACGTAAGGCAAAGCCTGTTAATGTTCGTGTGGTGGCAGCAACCAATATACACTTGGAGAACGCTGTAACTGCTGGTAAGTTTCGCGAAGACTTATATTATCGCCTTCGCGTAGCCTCCATCGAACTCTCCCCACTGCGTGAACGTCCAGGAGACATTTTACCGCTGGCTGAATTCTTTCTACGCGACTATACCAGCCGTCTACACTACGCACCCGCGACTTTCTCTGAAAGTTCGAATAAAGCCCTTTTGTCGCACAATTGGCCGGGCAATATCCGCGAGTTAGAAAACGTCATTCATTATGCCCTCCTCGTTTGCCAAGACTCGGTGATCAAGCCCGAGGATCTACAAATCGGCAGTTCGGAACTCCGCAACCAGCACTCCCCAACATCGTCAACCCATAAGCTTTTAAGCCCAAAAACTCAGTACGATGACCCCATTGAACAGTTGGAAGCTGCGCTGATTGATCTCTTTGAAACAAACCCCGATGCGCTTTTCGACAAAATAGAAGAGGCTGTGATGAGTAGTGCATTTAGATATTGTCATCGCAACCAGGTACAGACTGCTAAGCTACTCGGTATCAGCCGTAATATCGTTCGCGCACGCTTGCTTAAGATTGGAGAGATCAAGGCTGAATCTGAGAGTATTGCCTAG
- a CDS encoding acyl-CoA dehydrogenase family protein yields MSVNQPKKPTVVTDSPILIATSLSEWLAQTVIERDRIGGTPKAERDIIRDSSLLTLSIPTQYGGLGGSWAETLETVRIIARADSSIAHVYAFQHLMLATVRLFGSPEQWEYLFEQTVSQNWFWGNALNPLDTRTVSVQHEGWRDFTGKKSFCSGALDSDMLIASARQDGLDRLVIAAIPTQRAGITLYEDWSNIGQRQTDSGSADFNRVRVEENEILVNPGPLGNTFATLRPLIAQLILSNVYLGIAEGAFNSAKHYTQTQARRWLLSTADRQPNDPYALERSGEFWVTLESARALNNRAAELLDRAWARDTRLTESERAEVAIAIATAKVVSGRGGLDITTRIFDIMGARSTAAELGFDRFWRNLRTYTLHDPIDYKIRELGDWTLNDQPPRPTFYS; encoded by the coding sequence ATGTCTGTTAACCAACCCAAGAAACCTACTGTCGTGACGGATAGTCCTATACTAATCGCGACATCTCTATCTGAATGGTTAGCGCAAACCGTAATTGAGCGCGATCGCATCGGCGGTACCCCTAAAGCTGAACGTGACATCATTCGTGATAGTAGCTTACTCACACTCAGTATTCCGACTCAATACGGCGGTCTGGGTGGCAGTTGGGCAGAGACGCTAGAGACCGTCAGGATTATTGCCCGTGCAGATAGTTCCATTGCACATGTTTATGCATTCCAGCACCTCATGCTAGCCACGGTTCGCCTATTTGGTAGTCCTGAACAGTGGGAATATCTCTTTGAGCAAACAGTGTCTCAAAACTGGTTTTGGGGTAATGCGCTCAACCCTCTCGATACCCGAACCGTCAGTGTCCAACACGAAGGGTGGCGCGATTTTACTGGTAAAAAAAGTTTCTGCTCAGGTGCTCTTGATTCGGACATGCTGATCGCTTCTGCACGTCAAGATGGCCTCGATCGCCTCGTCATTGCCGCTATCCCAACGCAACGTGCGGGAATCACCCTCTACGAAGACTGGAGCAACATCGGTCAACGCCAAACCGACAGTGGCAGCGCTGATTTCAATCGAGTACGCGTAGAAGAAAATGAAATTCTGGTCAATCCCGGTCCACTGGGTAATACCTTTGCCACGCTTCGCCCATTGATTGCCCAGTTGATCCTCTCCAATGTCTATTTAGGAATTGCTGAGGGTGCATTTAACTCGGCTAAACACTATACCCAAACCCAAGCACGCCGTTGGCTTCTATCCACTGCGGATCGTCAACCCAATGATCCTTATGCTCTTGAGCGTAGTGGCGAATTCTGGGTCACGCTGGAATCTGCAAGAGCCCTGAATAATCGTGCCGCGGAATTACTTGATCGTGCATGGGCGCGCGATACCCGCCTGACTGAAAGTGAACGCGCCGAAGTCGCCATCGCAATTGCAACCGCAAAAGTCGTTTCTGGACGTGGCGGCCTAGATATCACAACCCGGATCTTCGACATCATGGGTGCACGCTCAACAGCAGCAGAACTTGGCTTCGACCGATTCTGGCGCAACCTGAGAACTTATACCCTCCATGACCCCATTGATTACAAGATTCGCGAACTTGGTGATTGGACACTCAACGATCAACCACCCAGACCAACATTTTACTCGTAG
- a CDS encoding ABC transporter substrate-binding protein, with amino-acid sequence MSSSRLQLAALTLAVGLFTGQAAHAANEQYFPLQSYRVGPYAAGGSGFFGGFIDYLQDVNAHGGVNGVKLTWSECETEYVVEKGVECYERLKKGLNGAPAAATNPLSVGIAYATLERSTADKIPLITINHGRTDSTDGSVFPYVFPLQLNPYSEVSAIVNYIGQQSGGLSKLKGKKIVVLYHGSPYGKETIPVIDILAKKYGFEATQIEVPHPGNEQQSQWLNIRRIQPDWVILRGWGVMNPVALKTAKKVGFPANHIIGNIWSNSEEDAAPAGDAAKGFISITTHPSGTNFPVLQDIKKNVVDAGKGNLSDPKRFGTVYYNLGVVNGILNVEAVRVAQAKYGKRPLTGEEVRWGFEHLNIDNKRLTELGALGLVQPLKLSCSDHEGGGAVRFQQWDGSKWNVISNWIQADRALLRPIIETSAQQYAKEKGITPRNCKIEK; translated from the coding sequence ATGTCATCTTCACGTCTTCAACTCGCGGCCCTTACGCTTGCAGTTGGTCTATTCACCGGTCAGGCTGCACATGCTGCTAATGAACAATACTTTCCGCTGCAAAGTTATCGGGTCGGTCCTTATGCTGCTGGGGGCAGCGGATTTTTCGGCGGTTTTATTGACTATCTGCAAGATGTTAACGCACATGGTGGCGTCAATGGCGTCAAACTCACATGGTCAGAATGTGAAACTGAATATGTCGTTGAAAAAGGTGTGGAATGCTATGAACGTTTAAAAAAAGGGCTTAATGGTGCGCCTGCCGCTGCGACCAATCCATTATCTGTAGGTATTGCTTATGCGACGCTTGAACGCTCCACAGCAGATAAAATCCCTCTGATTACCATCAATCACGGTCGTACCGATTCCACGGATGGCAGCGTTTTTCCTTATGTATTCCCGCTACAGCTCAATCCGTATAGCGAAGTCTCTGCGATTGTGAACTATATTGGGCAGCAATCTGGCGGCTTGTCTAAGCTTAAAGGCAAAAAAATTGTTGTTCTATATCATGGCTCACCCTATGGCAAAGAAACCATCCCAGTCATTGATATTCTCGCCAAAAAATACGGTTTTGAAGCGACTCAGATCGAAGTTCCTCATCCCGGCAATGAACAACAATCGCAATGGTTGAATATCCGTCGCATTCAACCAGATTGGGTCATCTTACGCGGTTGGGGTGTGATGAATCCCGTCGCCTTAAAAACAGCTAAAAAGGTTGGCTTCCCTGCTAACCATATTATCGGCAATATTTGGAGTAACTCCGAAGAAGATGCAGCTCCAGCCGGCGATGCCGCGAAAGGTTTCATCTCTATTACTACTCACCCATCAGGCACCAATTTCCCAGTCCTGCAAGACATCAAGAAAAATGTAGTGGATGCTGGTAAAGGTAATTTGAGTGACCCTAAACGTTTCGGCACGGTCTATTACAACCTAGGTGTAGTGAACGGAATCCTGAACGTTGAAGCGGTTCGCGTTGCACAAGCAAAATATGGCAAGCGCCCTCTGACTGGCGAAGAAGTCCGCTGGGGTTTTGAACACTTGAACATCGATAATAAGCGCTTGACTGAACTCGGTGCCTTGGGACTTGTACAACCCCTCAAGCTGTCATGCTCCGATCATGAAGGTGGCGGTGCAGTACGCTTCCAGCAATGGGATGGTAGCAAGTGGAATGTGATCAGTAACTGGATTCAAGCGGATCGTGCATTACTACGTCCAATTATTGAAACGTCGGCACAGCAATACGCGAAGGAAAAAGGCATCACTCCTCGTAATTGCAAAATTGAAAAATAA